The proteins below come from a single Panicum hallii strain FIL2 chromosome 7, PHallii_v3.1, whole genome shotgun sequence genomic window:
- the LOC112898976 gene encoding zinc transporter 3-like, translating into MSIWQLAQSTHSSYIKHQPSPCNSYWNIKHITRQNITSAMDAAKHTLKVIPWLLLFAQLAVASTSNCTNAAEGTTTDKRGAMKLKLIAIASILTAGAAGVLVPVLGRSMAVLNPDGDILFAVKAFAAGVILATGMVHILPAAFDGLKSPCLYKGGSDGNIFPFAGLIAMSAAMATMVIDSLAAGYYRRSHFKKARPIDDLDIHEQPGDEERTGHAQHMHVHTHATHGHSHGEADVISSPEEASIADTIRHRVVSQVLELGILVHSVIIGVSLGASVRSSTIRPLVGALSFHQFFEGIGLGGSIVQANFKLRATVMMAIFFSLTAPMGIALGIAISSSYNGHSATAFVVEGVFNSTSAGILIYMSLVDLLATDFNNPKLQTNTKLQLMTYLALFLGAGMMSMLAIWA; encoded by the exons ATGTCAATTTGGCAACTAGCCCAATCGACACATTCCTCCTATATAAAGCACCAACCATCTCCTTGCAACTCATACTGGAACATAAAGCATATCACAAGACAAAACATAACCAGCGCCATGGATGCTGCAAAGCATACCTTGAAAGTGATTCCATGGCTCCTGCTCTTCGCACAACTGGCTGTTGCCAGCACCTCGAATTGCACAAATGCCGCAGAAGGAACTACGACTGACAAGCGAGGTGCAATGAAGCTGAAGCTGATCGCAATTGCATCCATCCTAACAGCTGGAGCAGCTGGCGTGCTGGTGCCTGTGCTTGGCCGCTCCATGGCTGTGCTAAACCCTGATGGTGACATCTTGTTTGCAGTCAAGGCATTTGCAGCTGGGGTCATCCTTGCCACCGGCATGGTCCACATTCTTCCAGCAGCCTTTGATGGGCTGAAATCCCCATGCCTCTACAAAGGTGGCAGCGATGGTAATATTTTCCCCTTCGCGGGCCTCATAGCGATGTCAGCTGCAATGGCCACAATGGTGATAGACTCACTGGCTGCTGGGTACTACCGCCGGTCTCACTTCAAGAAGGCACGACCAATCGATGACCTAGACATACATGAGCAACCTGGAGATGAGGAGAGAACTGGGCATGCACAACACATGCATGTGCACACTCATGCAACACATGGGCATTCGCATGGGGAGGCGGATGTCATAAGTTCACCTGAGGAGGCTTCAATAGCTGACACGATCCGGCACAGGGTGGTATCTCAG GTCCTTGAGCTCGGAATTTTGGTGCATTCAGTGATCATTGGGGTGTCCTTGGGTGCATCTGTGAGGTCATCCACCATCAGGCCTCTTGTTGGTGCTCTTAGCTTTCATCAATTCTTTGAAGGCATAGGCTTGGGTGGTTCGATCGTGCAG GCAAATTTCAAGTTAAGGGCAACCGTCATGATGGCAATTTTTTTCTCCCTAACTGCACCCATGGGCATTGCATTAGGGATTGCAATATCATCTAGCTACAATGGCCATAGCGCCACTGCCTTCGTTGTCGAAGGAGTTTTCAACTCAACCTCAGCAGGAATTTTGATCTACATGTCATTAGTTGATCTTCTGGCCACAGATTTCAACAACCCAAAACTACAGACGAATACAAAGCTTCAGCTGATGACATATCTTGCACTTTTCTTAGGTGCAGGGATGATGTCTATGCTTGCCATATGGGCATAG
- the LOC112899753 gene encoding 40S ribosomal protein S11 has product MAEQTEKAFLKQPKVFLSTKKSGKGKKPGKGGNRFWKSIGLGFKTPREAIEGTYIDKKCPFTGTVSIRGRIIAGTCHSAKMNRTIIVRRNYLHFVKKYQRYEKRHSNIPAHISPCFRVKEGDHVIIGQCRPLSKTVRFNVVKVIPAGSTGGSGGKKAFTAA; this is encoded by the exons ATGGCGGAACAG ACTGAGAAGGCTTTCCTCAAGCAGCCTAAGGTTTTCCTCAG CACAAAGAAATCTGGCAAGGGTAAGAAGCCAGGCAAGGGAGGCAACCGCTTCTGGAAGAGCATTGGCCTGGGCTTCAAGACCCCCAGGGAAGCAATTGAAG GGACCTACATTGATAAGAAGTGCCCATTCACTGGAACTGTTTCTATCAGAGGAAGGATTATTGCTGGTACATGCCATAGTGCTAAGATGAACAGAACCATCATTGTTCGCAGGAACTACCTCCACTTTGTTAAGAAATATCAGAG GTACGAGAAGAGGCACTCCAACATTCCAGCTCACATCTCTCCATGCTTCCGTGTCAAGGAAGGTGACCATGTCATCATTGGCCAGTGCAG GCCCCTGTCCAAAACCGTGAGGTTCAACGTGGTGAAAGTCATCCCTGCTGGATCCACTGGTGGCAGCGGCGGGAAGAAGGCCTTCACTGCGGCCTGA
- the LOC112899752 gene encoding UDP-N-acetylglucosamine diphosphorylase 1-like, giving the protein MKEEMVVGLSAPGPVGRWGAAPPQALLERMKDYGQEGAFALWDDLSPEDRELLVRDIESVDLSRIDRIIRRSLGSQGMPLPAVEPVPESNVSKVEDRSAEDKERWWKKGLKAISEGKLAVVLLAGGQGTRLGSSDPKGCFNIGLPSGKSLFQLQAERILCVQKLAAQSSESPSNTVPIHWYIMTSPFTDAATRKFFETRRYFGLDADQVTFFQQGTLPCVSADGRFIMETPYRVAKAPDGNGGVYAALKSKKLMEDMSAQGVKYVDCYGVDNALVRIADPTFLGYFIEKGVSSAAKVVRKAYPQENVGVFVQRGRGGPLSVVEYSEMDAAMTTEINQSTGRLRYCWSNICLHMFTLDFLNQVANSLEKDSVYHLAEKKIPSIHGYTTGLKLEQFIFDAFTYSPSTALFEVMREEEFAPVKNANGATYDTPDSAKLMLLRLHSRWVVAAGGFLTHSVPLYMTGVEVSPLSSYAGENLEAICRGRTFHAPSEISF; this is encoded by the exons ACTACGGCCAGGAGGGCGCCTTCGCGCTCTGGGACGATCTCTCGCCCGAGGACCGGGAGCTCCTCGTCCGGGACATCGAG AGTGTAGATCTTTCAAGGATCGATCGGATCATTCGACGCTCACTTGGATCACAAG GCATGCCGCTTCCGGCCGTGGAGCCCGTGCCGGAATCCAATGTCTCCAAGGTGGAGGACAGGTCTGCAGAGGACAAAGAAAGATGGTGGAAGAAGGGGCTGAAGGCCATCTCCGAGGGGAAGCTGGCCGTTGTCCTTTTAGCCGGTGGTCAG GGCACTCGACTTGGAAGTTCAGATCCTAAGGGATGTTTCA ATATTGGGCTTCCATCTGGAAAGTCACTTTTCCAACTCCAAGCTGAACGGATTTTGTGCGTTCAAAAGCTGGCTGCTCAATCTAGTGAAA GTCCAAGTAACACTGTGCCGATCCACTGGTATATAATGACAAGCCCCTTTACGGATGCTGCCACTCGCAAATTCTTTGAAACCCGTAGATATTTTGGCTTAGACGCTGATCAA GTGACATTTTTCCAACAAGGCACACTTCCATGTGTTTCTGCTGATGGTAGATTTATTATGGAGACACCATATAGG GTAGCGAAGGCTCCTGATGGCAATGGTGGAGTATATGCTG CTCTGAAGTCCAAAAAGTTGATGGAAGATATGTCTGCACAAGGTGTGAAATATGTAGATTGCTATGGCGTTGACAATGCACTG GTTCGTATTGCAGATCCGACATTCCTAGGGTACTTCATTGAGAAAGGTGTATCCTCTGCTGCTAAAGTTGTTAGGAAG GCCTATCCACAAGAGAACGTTGGGGTATTCGTTCAACGAGGTCGCGGTGGACCTCTCTCTGTAGTTGAGTACAGTGAAATGGATGCAGCTATGACTACTGAAATTAATCAATCAACAGGGCGCCTCCGTTATTGTTGGAGCAAT ATCTGCCTGCATATGTTCACTTTGGACTTTTTGAACCAAGTGGCAAACAGCCTTGAAAAGGACAGTGT ATACCATCTTGCTGAGAAGAAGATTCCTTCCATCCATGGGTATACAACTGGCCTGAAGCTTGAACAGTTTATATTCGATGCTTTCACTTACTCCCCATCCACAGCACTTTTTGAG GTCATGCGGGAAGAGGAATTCGCACCAGTAAAGAATGCCAACGGCGCAACATATGACACCCCTGATAGCGCGAAACTCATGCTGCTCCGTCTCCATAGCAGATGGGTTGTCGCTGCTGGTGGCTTCTTGACGCATTCTGTGCCCTTGTATATGACAG GCGTCGAAGTTTCTCCACTTTCCTCCTACGCTGGAGAGAACCTGGAAGCAATCTGCCGCGGGCGAACATTCCATGCGCCGAGCGAGATATCCTTTTAG
- the LOC112901311 gene encoding uncharacterized protein LOC112901311 has product MSSRPSLSEFRMSKLPLIGRCTGRTPRQHLYLVVDDWERGYSIHRVGEDDFDPDPNAGLHACPGDHPIARIEAQHPHSWSFAARGSKILAMLPPEYSPGIPLFDTETAGMTVWPNPQSRGDFGSKPWYISMGGRLLAFVYPFVEVLGPQPPPTDRSWSWDSVEPPPPFVSSVVTGYAVHPDGRTVFVSVRDWRPDIPGKIYILKSRRSTFTFDMERLEWAHAGE; this is encoded by the coding sequence ATGTCGAGCCGGCCTTCGTTGTCTGAATTTCGCATGTCCAAGCTGCCATTGATCGGTCGCTGCACTGGTCGCACGCCGCGACAGCACCTCTACCTTGTGGTGGACGACTGGGAGAGAGGCTACAGCATCCACAGGGTCGGTGAGGACGACTTCGACCCGGACCCCAATGCTGGCCTGCACGCCTGCCCCGGCGACCACCCGATCGCTCGCATCGAGGCCCAGCACCCGCACTCGTGGTCCTTCGCCGCCCGCGGCAGCAAGATCCTGGCGATGCTGCCGCCGGAGTACAGCCCTGGCATCCCCTTGTTCGACACGGAGACGGCAGGGATGACGGTGTGGCCGAACCCGCAAAGCCGCGGGGACTTTGGGAGTAAGCCTTGGTACATCTCCATGGGCGGCAGGCTCCTGGCGTTCGTCTACCCCTTCGTCGAGGTGCTGGGCCCCCAGCCGCCGCCCACCGACAGGTCGTGGTCCTGGGACAGcgtcgagccgccgccgccgttcgtgTCCAGCGTCGTCACCGGCTACGCGGTGCACCCGGACGGCCGCACCGTCTTCGTGTCCGTCAGGGACTGGAGGCCCGACATCCCCGGGAAGATCTACATCCTCAAAAGCCGGAGGAGCACCTTCACCTTCGACATGGAGCGCCTCGAGTGGGCCCACGCCGGCGAGTGA
- the LOC112901374 gene encoding CCR4-NOT transcription complex subunit 9-like produces the protein MANLQPSLTIPPSFAGASPPSPSPVAGSSSGPALGQAAKDKKMASAEQLVLELCDPELRENALLELSKKREIFQDLAPLLWHSFGTIAALLQEIVSIYPSLSPPTLSPGASNRVCNALALLQCVASHPETRILFLNAHIPLYLYPFLNTTSKTRPFEYLRLTSLGVIGALVKVDDTEVISFLLQTEIIPLCLRTMEMGSELSKTVATFIVQKILLDDVGLRYICATAERFFAVGSVLANMVVSLADQPSTRLLKHIIRCYLRLSDNPRACAALQSCLPDMLKDGTFNNCLRDDPATRRWLQQLLHNVTGGGGMGGAPQPGLDHMMGI, from the exons ATGGCGAACCTGCAGCCTTCCCTCACCATTCCCCCCTCGTTCGCCGGGgcctcgccgccgtctcccTCGCCGGTGGCTGGGAGCAGCAGCGGCCCCGCCCTGGGCCAGGCGGCCAAGGACAAGAAGATGGCGTCGGCGGAGCAGCTGGTGCTGGAACTCTGTGACCCTGAACTTCGCGAGAACGCGCTGCTTGAGCTCTCCAAG AAAAGAGAGATATTTCAAGATCTTGCCCCGCTGCTGTGGCACTCATTTGGCACAATTGCTGCGCTACTCCAG GAGATCGTGTCTATCTACCCTTCACTTTCACCTCCAACACTATCACCTGGTGCATCAAATCGAGTTTGCAATGCTCTTGCACTTCTGCAG TGTGTCGCATCGCACCCTGAGACCAGGATCCTTTTCTTAAATG CTCATATTCCACTGTACCTGTACCCGTTTCTGAATACTACCAGCAAAACAAGACCTTTTGAGTACTTGAGGCTTACTAGCCTGGGTGTCATTGGTGCTCTTGTCAAG GTTGATGATACTGAAGTCATCAGTTTTTTGCTGCAAACTGAAATAATTCCTCTGTGCTTACGAACCATGGAGATGGGCAGTGAGCTGTCAAAAACT GTGGCAACCTTCATTGTCCAAAAGATTCTCCTAGATGATGTTGGGCTGCGCTACATCTGTGCCACTGCTGAGCGTTTCTTTGCTGTAGGCAGTGTTTTGGCAAACATGGTTGTTTCACTTGCTGATCAGCCCTCCACAAGGCTGCTGAAGCACATCATTCGTTGTTACCTCAGGCTGTCAGATAATCCCAG GGCCTGTGCTGCATTGCAAAGCTGCCTTCCTGACATGCTCAAAGATGGGACATTTAATAACTGTCTTAGG GATGACCCAGCTACAAGGCGGTGGCTCCAACAGCTGCTGCACAATGTGACAGGTGGGGGAGGCATGGGAGGAGCTCCTCAGCCAGGCCTGGATCATATGATGGGCATATAA
- the LOC112898888 gene encoding polygalacturonase QRT3-like, translating into MEPARRRGAAALPLALLGALLLALAAGATAWSHDGAVGLGATGAGFAGAGAGRAAGGERRYRDLAQRRMESVRSSFGARRDLATASASARVYHVTDYGADPTGATDATAAINRAIADAFRPASNATMTGGIPDLGGAEVHLDGGTYLIKGPLTLPASGGGNFRIHSGSLRASDDFPTDRYLIELSAGKGSGRTYDYEYATLRDLMLDCSYRGGGVAVVNSLRVGIDNCYVVHFGTDGIAVSGGHETLIRSSFLGQHMTAGNDPGERGFTGTGIRLDGNDNSITDVVIFSAATGIMVTRPANSISGVHCYNKATGFGGTGIYLKIPGLTQTWITNSYMDYTNIVAEDPVLLHVSGSFFLGDANVVLKAVNGVARGVQVVGNIFSGLDKGVDIVRLDGKFATVEQVYVQQNSATGMTVKSTAARGSAEGNGSSWTVDFADVLLFPDRIGHVQYSLVAGDGFPGHTLRNVSGNQVVVATDKAVSATVHVLVDQNTN; encoded by the exons ATGGAGCCTGCAAGACGGAGAGGAGCGGCAGCCCTGCCGCTGGCGCTCCTCGGCGCTCTGCTGCTTGCATTGGCTGCCGGTGCGACCGCGTGGTCTCACGACGGCGCCGTCGGCCTCGGCGCCACAGGTGCAGGCtttgccggcgccggcgccggcagagctgccggcggcgagcggcggtacAGGGATCTCGCGCAGCGGAGGATGGAAAGCGTCAGATCTTCCTTCGGGGCGAGGAGGGATTTGGCAACG GCGTCGGCGAGCGCGCGGGTGTACCACGTGACGGACTACGGGGCGGACCCCACGGGCGCCACCGACGCGACGGCGGCGATCAACCGGGCCATCGCCGACGCGTTCCGCCCGGCGTCCAACGCCACCATGACCGGCGGCATCCCGGACCTCGGCGGCGCGGAGGTGCACCTCGACGGCGGCACGTACCTCATCAAGGGGCCCCTCACGCTGCCGGCCTCCGGCGGCGGCAACTTCAGGATCCACAGCGGCTCGCTGCGCGCGTCCGACGACTTCCCGACGGACCGGTACCTGATCGAGCTGTCGGCGGGGAAAGGCAGCGGCCGGACCTACGACTACGAGTACGCCACGCTGCGGGACCTGATGCTGGACTGCAGctaccgcggcggcggcgtcgcggtCGTGAACTCGCTCCGCGTCGGCATCGACAACTGCTACGTCGTCCACTTCGGCACCGACGGCATCGCGGTGAGCGGCGGCCACGAGACGCTCATCCGGAGCAGCTTCCTGGGCCAGCACATGACGGCCGGGAACGACCCCGGGGAGCGGGGGTTCACCGGCACGGGCATCCGCCTCGACGGCAACGACAACTCCATCACCGACGTCGTCATCTTCTCCGCCGCCACGGGGATCATGGTCACCAGGCCGGCCAACTCCATCTCCGGCGTGCACTGCTACAACAAGGCCACCGGGTTCGGGGGCACGGGCATCTACCTCAAGATCCCGGGCCTCACGCAGACGTGGATCACCAACAGCTACATGGACTACACCAACATCGTGGCCGAGGACCCCGTGCTGCTCCACGTCTCGGGCTCCTTCTTCCTCGGCGACGCCAACGTCGTGCTCAAGGCCGTCAACGGCGTGGCCAGGGGCGTCCAGGTCGTCGGCAACATCTTCAGCGGCCTGGACAAGGGCGTCGACATCGTGCGCCTGGACGGCAAGTTCGCCACCGTCGAGCAGGTGTACGTGCAGCAGAACTCGGCCACGGGGATGACGGTCAAGtccacggcggcgcgcgggtcgGCGGAGGGGAACGGGAGCTCCTGGACGGTGGACTTCGCGGACGTGCTGCTGTTCCCGGACCGCATCGGGCACGTGCAGTACTCGCTGGTCGCCGGCGACGGGTTCCCGGGCCACACGCTTCGGAACGTGTCCGGCAACCAGGTCGTCGTCGCCACGGACAAGGCCGTGTCGGCCACCGTCCACGTGCTGGTCGACCAGAACACCAACTGA
- the LOC112901743 gene encoding uncharacterized protein LOC112901743, which translates to MAFLLPKLTTPSCKLPPSPLLKPQLALPGHSGGKIHGSGCGAAQAAAPGHLSLLLLLSASQQAAIPSAKSTPTKNRGKGGGDPQRSDFYLNLGTAVRTLRDDLPDIFVREPNYDIYREDITFIDPLNTFHGIDNYKTIFWALRFHGRLLFREIGLDVSRIWQLTENSIVVRWELWGTPRVPWESYGCFSGTSRYKVDRNGKIYEHKVDNLALDFPRSVAKVGSIADMVVATCPPSPNLTFWDVVGTGDGCSWTKLYEAVVEAVEQEGHNSSGIVIGGLITCS; encoded by the exons ATGGCGTTCCTCCTTCCCAAGCTCACCACGCCGTCCTGCAAGTTGCCCCCGAGCCCCCTCCTCAAGCCCCAGCTCGCCCTGCCAGGCCACAGCGGCGGCAAGATCCACGGCTCCGggtgcggcgcggcgcaggccgCAGCCCCGGGCCACCTCAGTCTCCTGCTCCTACTCAGCGCCTCGCAGCAGGCCGCCATCCCGTCGGCCAAGTCCACACCGACCAAGAACCGGGGCAAGGGCGGCGGGGACCCGCAAAGGTCGGATTTTTATCTCAATCTTGGGACGGCGGTGCGAACGCTGCGAGACGACCTGCCCGACATCTTCGTCCGGGAACCCAACTACGATATCTATCG TGAGGACATCACATTTATCGACCCACTGAACACTTTCCATGGGATTGACAACTACAAGACTATATTCTGGGCACTTAGGTTCCATGGGCGCCTGCTATTCAGAGAAATTGGGCTTGACGTATCACGCATTTGGCAACTGACAGAGAACTCAATAGTCGTCCGGTGGGAGCTGTGGGGCACCCCCCGTGTCCCATGGGAATCATATGGCTGCTTCAGTGGCACGTCGAGGTACAAGGTTGACCGGAATGGGAAAATCTACGAGCACAAAGTCGACAACTTGGCATTGGACTTCCCGCGATCAGTCGCAAAAGTTGGCAGCATTGCTGACATGGTAGTCGCCACATGCCCGCCCAGCCCCAATTTGACATTTTGGGATGTGGTTGGGACAGGTGATGGTTGCTCATGGACAAAGCTTTACGAAGCTGTGGTCGAAGCTGTGGAACAGGAAGGCCACAATTCCAGTGGCATTGTCATTGGAGGTCTAATCACTTGTTCATAG
- the LOC112898838 gene encoding uncharacterized protein LOC112898838, whose product MSGVITKFAVTSMVMWMAPVAIMYGFYYQVFPGVSQMSSSAQTLASGFLAVISVNLVIGFYICMAMKETPHQEPQPDPTFLANAKASINQPTSSQVNDDSKGKGKVE is encoded by the exons ATGTCAGGAGTGATCACAAAGTTCGCGGTTACATCCATGGTGATGTGGATGGCCCCGGTTGCGATCATGTATGGGTTCTACTACCAGGTGTTTCCAG GTGTGAGTCAGATGTCATCCTCGGCGCAGACACTTGCCAGCGGGTTCCTTGCCGTCATATCAGTTAATCTGGTGATTGGCTTCTACATATGCATGGCGATGAAGGAGACTCCACACCAGGAGCCACAGCCTGATCCCACCTTCTTGGCAAACGCTAAAGCGAGTATCAACCAGCCAACATCTTCTCAAGTGAATGATGATTccaaggggaaggggaaggttGAGTAA